A single genomic interval of Arthrobacter globiformis harbors:
- a CDS encoding proline racemase family protein, with protein sequence MSFKRMVQAVETHSGEPMRVITGSVPHILGNTVYEQMKWLEENDDQIRMLMLMLREPRGYPPLCCNLIVPSKHPEAAAGFIIMEQVEYPVMSGGNTIAVATVLLETGMIPMQEPFTEFKLEAPAGLIAIKAECRNGKVKQVTFENVPAFSVYTDVVIDVPELGEVTVDVAWGGMFYVIADVAQFGSLELVPERGRDITRISSLILKAAQDQLPVEHPDYPGIGITISQLSGVTDNPNADRRNAVTAASGPVDFDNPATWTGGVDRCPCGTGTCAKMATLHAKGELGLNQPFRHEGVLGTVYTGELVEEVQIAGRTGVVPRISGQAWITGFSTYVLDPEDPFPNGFTLGDIWAPSANEEGAPETRPAGSH encoded by the coding sequence ATGAGCTTTAAGCGGATGGTTCAGGCCGTGGAGACCCATTCCGGGGAACCGATGCGCGTTATTACCGGCAGCGTGCCCCATATCCTGGGCAACACCGTGTACGAGCAGATGAAGTGGCTCGAAGAGAATGATGATCAGATCCGGATGCTGATGCTGATGCTGCGCGAGCCCCGCGGGTACCCGCCGCTGTGCTGCAACCTGATCGTTCCGTCGAAGCACCCGGAGGCGGCGGCGGGATTCATCATCATGGAACAGGTGGAATACCCCGTCATGAGCGGCGGAAACACCATTGCGGTGGCGACGGTCCTGCTTGAGACGGGCATGATCCCCATGCAGGAACCGTTCACGGAATTCAAGCTCGAAGCGCCTGCGGGCCTCATCGCCATCAAGGCTGAATGCCGCAACGGCAAGGTCAAGCAGGTGACCTTTGAGAATGTGCCCGCATTCTCTGTTTACACCGACGTGGTCATTGACGTTCCCGAGCTTGGGGAGGTAACGGTCGACGTGGCCTGGGGTGGCATGTTCTACGTCATTGCCGACGTGGCGCAGTTCGGATCCCTCGAGCTTGTCCCGGAACGTGGCAGGGACATCACCCGCATTTCCTCCCTCATCCTCAAGGCGGCGCAGGACCAGTTGCCGGTGGAGCACCCGGACTACCCGGGCATCGGCATCACCATCTCCCAGCTCTCCGGCGTCACCGATAACCCGAACGCCGACCGGAGGAATGCCGTCACGGCAGCCAGCGGGCCGGTTGATTTCGACAACCCCGCCACCTGGACCGGCGGCGTCGACAGGTGCCCCTGCGGCACCGGCACCTGCGCCAAGATGGCCACCCTGCACGCAAAGGGCGAACTCGGACTCAACCAACCCTTCCGCCACGAGGGCGTCCTGGGCACCGTCTACACCGGTGAGCTTGTGGAAGAAGTACAGATCGCCGGCCGCACCGGCGTCGTTCCCCGGATCAGTGGCCAGGCATGGATCACCGGGTTCAGCACCTATGTGCTCGATCCTGAGGACCCTTTCCCCAACGGCTTCACGCTCGGAGACATCTGGGCCCCTTCAGCGAACGAAGAGGGTGCTCCGGAGACCCGGCCTGCCGGTAGCCACTGA
- the bioD gene encoding dethiobiotin synthase → MSLSPVILVTGTDTGVGKTITTAALAAVLQGMGRSVAVYKPCQSGAADGDSDAAEIVRLAGAVTAETGVVLQEPMAPVAAAAVDGTPLPALAAHARRIREFTASHDHVLVEGAGGLLVELDSDGGTLADLGSLLAAAFVLIARPGLGTLNHTALTLEALSSRGLDVLGVVLGSWPVSPDAVHHSNRQVLGSLPVPLLGALPEQAAELSPADFRAGAAAWLNGLPA, encoded by the coding sequence ATGAGCCTTTCCCCCGTCATTCTGGTCACCGGAACGGACACCGGCGTCGGCAAAACCATCACGACGGCGGCCCTCGCCGCCGTCCTGCAGGGAATGGGACGCAGCGTCGCGGTTTACAAACCGTGCCAGTCGGGTGCGGCCGACGGCGATTCCGACGCGGCCGAGATTGTCCGGCTCGCAGGCGCCGTGACCGCTGAAACCGGCGTCGTCCTGCAGGAACCCATGGCGCCGGTCGCGGCTGCCGCCGTGGATGGGACGCCGCTGCCTGCGCTGGCTGCGCACGCACGGCGGATCCGCGAATTCACCGCATCCCACGACCACGTCCTGGTGGAGGGCGCCGGTGGCCTCCTCGTGGAACTGGATTCGGACGGCGGTACCCTGGCGGACCTCGGATCGCTGCTGGCGGCGGCATTTGTGCTCATCGCCCGGCCCGGCCTCGGGACGCTGAACCACACAGCCCTGACCCTCGAGGCGCTGTCCAGCCGCGGGCTCGACGTCCTCGGGGTCGTGCTCGGCAGCTGGCCCGTGAGCCCCGACGCCGTACACCACAGCAACCGGCAGGTGCTCGGGTCCTTGCCCGTGCCGCTCCTGGGTGCCCTGCCCGAGCAGGCCGCGGAATTATCCCCGGCTGATTTCCGTGCCGGCGCAGCTGCATGGCTGAACGGCTTGCCCGCATGA
- a CDS encoding amidohydrolase family protein: protein MTDANSRSVDLPLIDHHSHGVVETELSDDEFRSLATESDWPGPAGTDSLDSPFGLTVRRFCAPILGLEPLAPLDEYLARRRSIGAAEANRLLLRSTGTSDYLLDTGIPDTRLLGPAAMAARAEARTREIVRIERVAEDLASESTAAGFVAKLPATLAARSRDAVGLKSIIAYRHGFDIPAERPSGREVLKAADEWFRTAERTGTFRVTDPVLLRFGLWSGIDAALPIQLHTGYGDGDIELFRADPSRLNPLFHATRSRGVDFMLLHCYPFIREAGILAQVFPHVYLDVGLVSHYLGPSAGTAIRQSMEVAPFSKVLYSSDSYGLGEHYAVSAAIWRSEFVALMDDWVASGWATPNHAERIAAMVASKNARRVYNLKA, encoded by the coding sequence ATGACTGACGCAAACAGCCGCAGTGTTGACCTTCCCCTGATTGATCACCATAGTCACGGAGTCGTCGAGACCGAACTGAGCGACGACGAGTTCAGGAGTCTGGCCACCGAGTCCGACTGGCCGGGACCTGCAGGCACGGACAGCCTCGATTCGCCCTTCGGACTGACGGTGCGGCGTTTCTGCGCCCCGATCCTCGGACTCGAGCCTCTTGCGCCACTTGATGAATACCTCGCGCGGCGCAGGAGCATCGGCGCCGCAGAAGCTAACAGGCTGCTGCTTCGCAGCACGGGGACGTCCGACTATCTTCTTGACACGGGCATACCGGATACGCGCCTGCTGGGACCCGCCGCCATGGCGGCGCGTGCTGAAGCCCGTACCCGCGAGATCGTCCGGATCGAGAGAGTGGCCGAGGACCTTGCTTCCGAATCCACGGCAGCCGGCTTTGTTGCGAAACTCCCGGCGACGCTTGCCGCCAGAAGCCGCGACGCCGTGGGGCTGAAATCCATCATCGCCTACCGTCATGGTTTCGACATTCCCGCAGAACGGCCATCCGGGCGTGAAGTGCTCAAAGCCGCCGACGAATGGTTCCGTACTGCGGAGAGAACCGGGACCTTCAGAGTGACTGATCCGGTCCTGCTGAGGTTCGGGCTTTGGTCGGGGATCGACGCAGCCCTTCCCATTCAGCTCCACACGGGATACGGCGACGGAGACATCGAGCTGTTCCGGGCTGATCCCTCCCGGCTCAATCCGCTCTTTCACGCCACCAGATCACGGGGCGTCGATTTCATGCTCCTGCACTGCTATCCCTTTATCAGGGAAGCCGGAATCCTCGCCCAGGTCTTCCCGCACGTCTACCTGGACGTGGGTCTGGTTTCGCATTACCTGGGCCCGAGTGCCGGTACAGCGATCCGCCAGTCGATGGAGGTTGCGCCGTTCAGCAAGGTGCTCTACTCATCGGACTCGTATGGCCTTGGCGAGCACTACGCCGTCAGTGCGGCCATCTGGCGAAGTGAGTTCGTGGCCCTGATGGATGACTGGGTTGCCTCGGGCTGGGCAACCCCGAACCACGCCGAAAGAATTGCCGCGATGGTTGCCTCGAAAAACGCCAGGCGCGTCTATAACTTGAAGGCCTAA
- a CDS encoding adenosylmethionine--8-amino-7-oxononanoate transaminase: protein MFPTRGADPVTQDSEQTDLIQRDRARLWHPYAPASPDLPLWEVEAAGGVRLRLRGEDGTRHEVIDAMSSWWSVIHGYRHPVLDAAAKAQLAKFSHVMFGGLTHPPAVELAERLVALAPGAPGRSGLERVFLADSGSVAVEAALKLAVQFQTGVGHPRRQRFLSLRGGYHGDTFAAMGVCDPVDGMHSAFPGLLAGNLFAPRPPAAASATPETVKAWASDVADLAAAHSAELAAIVVEPVLQGAGGMHAYPAECLAALREVADRHGLLLIFDEIATGFGRTGELFAADHAGVVPDIMCVGKALTGGYLTLAAMLCTAEVAAVVSGSQAGALLHGPTFMGNPLACAVANASLGIIDAGSWQADVARIGTGLASGLAPARELAAVRDVRTIGAVGVIELHDAVDVTAVTAAAISHGIWVRPFRNLVYTMPPYISTAADIAQITAGMTAAVAEIHEVQVHEVQVRERVPAHSGGAS from the coding sequence ATGTTCCCGACACGGGGTGCTGATCCCGTGACGCAGGATTCGGAGCAGACTGACCTCATCCAGCGGGACCGCGCACGCCTGTGGCACCCTTACGCGCCGGCCTCCCCCGACCTTCCGCTGTGGGAGGTGGAGGCGGCCGGCGGCGTGCGGCTGCGGCTCCGCGGTGAAGACGGCACCCGCCACGAGGTGATCGATGCGATGTCCTCGTGGTGGTCGGTGATCCACGGTTACCGCCACCCGGTCCTGGATGCCGCCGCCAAAGCGCAGCTGGCGAAGTTCAGCCATGTGATGTTCGGCGGCCTGACCCATCCCCCGGCCGTGGAACTGGCCGAGCGCCTGGTGGCCCTGGCCCCGGGTGCCCCCGGCCGGTCCGGGCTGGAGCGGGTGTTCCTGGCGGACTCGGGTTCGGTCGCCGTGGAGGCTGCGCTGAAGCTGGCGGTGCAGTTCCAAACCGGCGTCGGCCATCCGCGGCGGCAGCGGTTCCTTAGCCTCCGCGGCGGCTACCACGGCGACACGTTCGCGGCCATGGGGGTCTGCGATCCGGTGGACGGCATGCACTCGGCCTTCCCCGGGCTGCTCGCCGGCAACCTCTTTGCGCCCCGTCCTCCGGCGGCGGCGTCAGCGACCCCGGAAACCGTCAAGGCGTGGGCATCCGATGTGGCGGACCTCGCGGCCGCGCACTCCGCCGAACTGGCGGCAATCGTCGTCGAACCGGTGCTCCAGGGTGCCGGCGGCATGCACGCGTACCCGGCCGAATGCCTGGCAGCGCTCCGGGAGGTCGCGGACCGGCACGGGCTGCTGCTCATCTTCGACGAGATCGCCACCGGCTTTGGCCGTACCGGCGAGCTGTTCGCGGCCGATCATGCCGGCGTCGTGCCGGACATCATGTGTGTGGGCAAGGCCCTGACCGGCGGGTATCTGACCCTCGCCGCCATGCTCTGCACCGCTGAGGTGGCCGCGGTTGTTTCCGGCAGCCAGGCCGGTGCCCTGCTGCACGGCCCCACGTTCATGGGCAACCCGCTGGCGTGTGCCGTGGCCAACGCCAGCCTCGGCATCATCGACGCCGGCAGCTGGCAGGCGGACGTAGCCCGGATTGGCACGGGCCTGGCGTCCGGGCTGGCCCCCGCCCGGGAACTGGCGGCCGTCCGGGACGTCCGCACCATCGGCGCCGTCGGGGTCATCGAGCTGCACGACGCCGTCGACGTCACGGCGGTCACCGCGGCAGCCATCAGCCACGGCATCTGGGTTCGCCCCTTCCGGAACCTCGTGTACACCATGCCGCCGTACATCAGCACCGCGGCGGACATCGCGCAGATTACGGCGGGGATGACGGCGGCCGTCGCCGAGATCCACGAAGTTCAGGTTCATGAAGTCCAGGTCCGCGAACGCGTCCCCGCCCACTCGGGCGGTGCATCATGA
- the ribA gene encoding GTP cyclohydrolase II RibA produces the protein MTACVETTLQAAALPVATVRSQVTVPLRFPDGFSTTAEVLTFRGLADGKEHLLLALGQWEQTLLAHDVPLVRLHSECMTGDVFGSQRCDCGPQLREAVEEIAAAGGFLLYLRQEGRGIGLYSKLDAYALQDTGLDTYDANLALGHGEDERDYTAAAQMLGALGATSIRLLSNNPDKAAQLTALGIDVAEQVPTGVYLSPANHGYLAAKRDRTAHTLELSGADVGQALPAIAGTVPSHDEMLSRVEELVPRLRERAEETERLRRLPESTINELKEAGVFRILAPRELGGYGMGVETYAEVVRRLARGCASSAWTAGHLIEHVWMLARWPRQVQDEVFANGPAPLAAATSAPVGTARKVPGGFAISGHWSFASGVMHSEWALLAVQSDGVRLQCLVPVGEVELEDVWHTAGLRGTGSNDLRAKDLFVPEHRAMDWALLSAADNPGSLIHLDPMIHTPMATLLNLVAPAAALGARRVRRRRVPGKDAGAQGQEHH, from the coding sequence ATGACCGCTTGTGTTGAAACCACCCTGCAGGCCGCGGCCCTGCCCGTGGCCACTGTGCGCAGCCAGGTGACTGTGCCCCTGCGCTTTCCGGACGGATTCAGCACCACAGCCGAGGTGCTGACGTTCCGCGGCCTCGCGGACGGCAAGGAGCACCTGCTGCTCGCCTTGGGCCAATGGGAGCAGACGCTCCTCGCCCATGACGTGCCGCTGGTCCGGCTGCACAGCGAATGCATGACCGGCGACGTGTTCGGCAGCCAGCGCTGTGACTGCGGACCGCAGTTGCGCGAGGCTGTCGAAGAGATTGCCGCAGCAGGTGGATTCCTGCTTTACCTCCGCCAGGAGGGCCGCGGCATCGGCCTCTACTCCAAGCTCGACGCCTACGCCCTGCAGGACACGGGCCTCGATACCTACGACGCCAATTTGGCCCTGGGCCACGGCGAGGACGAGCGCGACTACACTGCGGCCGCACAGATGCTGGGCGCCCTCGGCGCCACGAGCATCCGCCTTCTGAGTAACAATCCGGACAAGGCCGCACAGCTGACGGCTCTGGGCATCGACGTCGCGGAGCAGGTTCCCACCGGCGTGTACCTCTCGCCGGCCAACCATGGTTACCTGGCGGCGAAGCGGGACCGCACCGCACATACGCTGGAACTGTCGGGGGCCGACGTCGGGCAGGCACTGCCCGCAATTGCCGGCACCGTCCCCAGCCACGACGAGATGCTCAGCCGTGTTGAGGAGCTGGTTCCCCGGCTGCGCGAGCGGGCGGAGGAAACTGAGCGGCTGCGCCGCCTCCCGGAATCCACCATCAACGAACTGAAAGAGGCCGGCGTGTTCCGGATTCTGGCCCCGAGGGAGCTGGGCGGATACGGCATGGGCGTTGAAACTTACGCTGAGGTCGTCCGGCGGCTGGCCCGGGGATGCGCGTCGAGTGCCTGGACTGCCGGGCACCTGATCGAGCACGTCTGGATGCTGGCCCGCTGGCCCCGGCAGGTCCAGGACGAAGTCTTCGCCAACGGGCCTGCCCCGCTGGCTGCTGCGACGAGCGCCCCCGTGGGCACGGCCAGGAAGGTCCCGGGAGGATTCGCAATTTCGGGCCACTGGAGCTTCGCGTCGGGGGTCATGCATTCGGAGTGGGCCCTGCTGGCGGTGCAGTCCGACGGCGTCCGCCTGCAGTGCCTCGTCCCGGTCGGCGAGGTGGAGCTGGAGGATGTTTGGCACACTGCGGGGCTGCGGGGGACCGGCAGCAACGACCTTCGGGCGAAAGACCTGTTTGTTCCGGAGCATCGGGCCATGGACTGGGCGCTGCTGAGCGCCGCGGACAATCCCGGCAGCCTAATCCACCTGGACCCGATGATCCACACACCCATGGCAACGCTGCTGAACCTGGTGGCACCCGCCGCCGCGCTGGGAGCCCGCCGAGTACGCCGTCGACGTGTTCCGGGAAAAGATGCTGGTGCGCAAGGTCAAGAACACCATTGA
- a CDS encoding 8-amino-7-oxononanoate synthase has product MTQWLERQAAVRERRGQVRRPLPRVAHEQFIDLASNDYLGLSTDPRVAGAAAEAASRWGAGATSSRLVAGTTQLHLDLEQELAMLAGMEAALVFSSGYLANIGVITALGGPGTLIVADEHCHASMIDGFRLSRSRTESFAHNSVEEAGRLLAGRTEPRAILAVESVYSVLGDEAPLADLLTLAEQHDAVLLIDEAHSLGVTGSGSFQGRGSGAGTNLAGHPNVIVTATLSKALGSQGGAVLGSALLREHLLNRARGFIFDTGLAPASAAAALAAAWIIRDEPWRAGAVHSNAAALAAGLAPALAQRGEIPGRTAGAVQSIPMPSAESALAAAESARRAGVRIGCFRPPSVPDGISRLRLTARATLTPEEIEDSCAVLRGILEELP; this is encoded by the coding sequence ATGACCCAGTGGCTCGAGCGGCAGGCCGCCGTCAGGGAACGCCGGGGCCAGGTCCGCCGCCCGCTCCCCCGAGTTGCGCACGAGCAGTTCATCGACCTGGCCAGCAACGACTACCTCGGCCTTTCAACGGACCCGCGGGTCGCCGGGGCAGCCGCGGAGGCCGCGTCGCGGTGGGGCGCCGGCGCCACGTCCTCGCGCCTCGTGGCCGGAACAACCCAGCTGCATCTGGACCTCGAGCAGGAACTGGCCATGCTGGCCGGGATGGAAGCGGCGCTGGTCTTCTCCTCCGGCTATCTGGCCAACATCGGGGTGATCACGGCGCTGGGCGGTCCCGGGACGTTGATCGTCGCGGACGAGCACTGCCACGCCTCAATGATCGACGGCTTCCGCCTTAGCCGCTCGCGCACCGAATCGTTCGCCCACAACAGCGTTGAGGAAGCCGGCCGCCTGCTCGCCGGCCGCACAGAACCGCGGGCGATTCTCGCCGTCGAATCCGTCTACAGCGTCCTCGGCGACGAGGCACCGCTCGCTGATCTGCTGACCCTGGCCGAACAGCATGACGCCGTCCTGCTCATTGACGAGGCCCACAGCCTCGGCGTCACCGGCTCCGGCAGCTTCCAGGGCCGTGGCTCCGGGGCCGGCACCAACCTCGCCGGGCATCCCAACGTGATCGTAACGGCCACGCTGTCAAAAGCCTTGGGAAGCCAGGGCGGTGCGGTCCTGGGATCCGCGCTGCTGCGCGAACACCTCCTCAACCGGGCCCGCGGCTTCATTTTCGACACCGGACTGGCGCCGGCGTCCGCCGCAGCGGCCCTGGCCGCGGCGTGGATCATCCGGGACGAACCGTGGCGGGCCGGGGCCGTCCACAGTAACGCGGCGGCGCTTGCCGCCGGGCTTGCCCCGGCCCTTGCCCAGCGCGGAGAAATTCCCGGGCGGACAGCCGGGGCCGTCCAGTCCATCCCCATGCCGTCCGCGGAATCTGCCCTGGCTGCCGCCGAGTCCGCGCGCCGCGCCGGCGTCCGGATCGGTTGCTTCAGGCCGCCGTCCGTTCCGGACGGGATCTCGCGGCTGCGGCTCACCGCCCGAGCCACCCTCACGCCCGAAGAAATCGAAGACAGCTGCGCAGTGCTGCGCGGCATTTTGGAGGAACTTCCATGA
- a CDS encoding glycine cleavage T C-terminal barrel domain-containing protein — MGRSPAALPETQSCKATEGYNGIFSFTPDGNPLLGEVPGIRGLWLGESVWLTQSAGVAGVLADWIVTGDPGIDTTSLDFRRFDQTHLTRTVSIERASENYDEVYDISHPRKQTRKLRKFATTPFYVRQEALGAVFGTAQGGWERPLWYGSTECPNIAGRRRDAWGTYGWSPAISAEARQAVNGVGLVDRGAASVFEVRGSGAEKHLQEILAPGLSLELNTSTGAFVKSPSGGIAADLTVVRTAEDAYLVIGSSPEDVWHLRRETHHLDGVTVSDVSSATTALALIGPDAAALLASVTRGGIPAVSSPVAPVLDVGGVPVRAVAETTTGVGGWMLYAATEHGLYLWDLLVAAAGKQGMALVGDEAVTALRIANGVPAFGIDFGPQDTAYEAGLAEPSAGAEARPGHRLLVRLRLSSGRHAVVTGEPVSRGGSVVGYITSAAEDPASGRFLAFAWVDPEAARAGTDLEISHLDAAWAAKVDRSPLTTPCHP, encoded by the coding sequence ATGGGCAGAAGTCCAGCGGCTCTTCCCGAGACCCAGAGCTGTAAAGCGACCGAAGGCTACAACGGGATCTTCTCCTTCACCCCGGACGGGAACCCGCTCCTCGGCGAGGTGCCGGGCATCAGGGGGCTGTGGCTGGGGGAGTCTGTTTGGCTCACCCAGTCCGCAGGTGTTGCCGGCGTCCTGGCCGACTGGATTGTGACCGGGGATCCCGGCATCGACACCACCAGCCTCGACTTCCGCCGGTTCGACCAGACGCACCTGACGCGCACCGTCAGCATTGAGCGCGCCAGCGAGAACTATGACGAGGTCTACGACATCAGCCACCCCCGCAAGCAGACGAGGAAGCTGAGGAAGTTCGCTACGACCCCCTTCTACGTCCGGCAGGAAGCCCTGGGTGCGGTGTTCGGCACCGCGCAGGGCGGTTGGGAGCGCCCCCTCTGGTACGGCTCCACCGAGTGCCCGAATATAGCAGGCCGACGGCGGGATGCCTGGGGAACGTACGGATGGTCACCCGCTATTTCTGCCGAGGCGCGCCAGGCTGTGAACGGTGTGGGGCTCGTCGACAGGGGAGCCGCCAGCGTCTTCGAAGTCCGGGGCAGCGGCGCTGAAAAGCATCTCCAGGAAATCCTTGCGCCCGGCCTGTCCCTGGAGTTGAACACTTCCACAGGCGCCTTTGTGAAGAGCCCCTCCGGAGGCATCGCCGCCGACCTGACCGTTGTGCGGACCGCGGAAGATGCCTACCTGGTCATCGGCAGCAGCCCCGAGGACGTCTGGCACCTGCGCCGGGAAACCCACCACCTGGACGGAGTAACGGTTTCGGACGTGTCCTCCGCGACGACGGCCCTGGCGCTCATCGGTCCTGATGCTGCTGCCCTTCTCGCATCGGTTACCCGGGGCGGGATACCAGCGGTTTCCTCGCCTGTTGCGCCGGTGCTCGACGTCGGCGGCGTCCCGGTCCGCGCAGTCGCCGAAACCACCACCGGAGTTGGCGGCTGGATGCTCTATGCGGCCACCGAACACGGGTTGTATCTTTGGGACTTGTTAGTTGCAGCCGCTGGAAAGCAGGGAATGGCCCTTGTTGGCGACGAAGCGGTTACGGCACTGCGGATCGCCAACGGAGTCCCTGCCTTCGGCATTGACTTCGGTCCGCAGGACACTGCGTACGAAGCTGGCCTCGCCGAACCTTCCGCCGGTGCCGAAGCCCGCCCCGGCCACCGACTCCTGGTCCGACTCCGCCTGTCCAGTGGCCGCCACGCAGTTGTCACTGGGGAACCCGTATCCCGAGGCGGCAGCGTTGTTGGTTACATCACCAGCGCAGCGGAGGATCCGGCCTCCGGCCGCTTCCTGGCATTCGCGTGGGTCGACCCGGAGGCGGCCCGCGCGGGCACAGACCTGGAGATATCGCACCTTGACGCCGCGTGGGCTGCCAAGGTGGACCGCTCACCGCTAACCACCCCCTGTCACCCCTGA
- the bioB gene encoding biotin synthase BioB — translation MTIQANASEDASHATIPGTFPILETARQQVLEDGIGLTQAQLEEVLRLPDEALPAALQLAHEVRLRHCGEDVEVEGIISIKTGGCPEDCHFCSQSGLFDSPVRGVWLDIPELVKAAKETAATGATEFCIVAAVRGPDIKLMNQIKFAIDRINEEVDINIACSLGMLTQRQVDQLAEWGVHRYNHNLETARSYFPEVVTTHSYEERLETCNMVKAAGMELCCGALIGMGETLEQRAELATQLAALEPHEVPLNFLNPRPGTPLENQGIMDGKDALRAIAAFRLAMPGTVLRYAGGRELTLGDLGTRNGLLGGINAVIVGNYLTTLGRPATADLNLLVELNMPIKELQKTL, via the coding sequence ATGACGATTCAGGCAAACGCGAGCGAAGACGCAAGCCACGCGACCATCCCCGGCACCTTCCCCATCCTGGAAACCGCCCGGCAGCAGGTTCTCGAGGACGGCATCGGGCTCACCCAGGCGCAACTCGAGGAAGTACTCCGCCTTCCGGATGAGGCCCTTCCCGCAGCCCTGCAGCTTGCCCACGAGGTACGGCTAAGGCACTGCGGCGAGGACGTCGAGGTGGAGGGCATCATCTCCATCAAGACCGGCGGCTGCCCCGAGGACTGCCATTTCTGCAGCCAGTCCGGCCTGTTCGACTCCCCCGTCCGCGGCGTGTGGCTCGACATCCCCGAGCTGGTCAAGGCAGCGAAGGAAACCGCTGCGACCGGGGCCACCGAGTTCTGCATCGTCGCCGCCGTCCGCGGCCCCGACATCAAGCTCATGAACCAGATCAAGTTCGCGATCGACCGCATCAACGAGGAAGTCGACATCAACATCGCCTGCTCGCTCGGGATGCTCACCCAGCGCCAGGTGGACCAGTTGGCCGAGTGGGGCGTGCACCGCTACAACCACAACCTGGAAACGGCCCGCAGCTACTTCCCGGAGGTTGTCACCACGCACAGCTACGAGGAGCGCCTCGAGACCTGCAACATGGTCAAGGCCGCCGGCATGGAACTGTGCTGCGGTGCCCTGATCGGCATGGGCGAAACCCTCGAACAGCGCGCCGAACTCGCCACCCAGCTCGCAGCCCTCGAACCCCACGAGGTCCCGCTGAACTTCCTCAACCCCCGCCCCGGAACCCCGCTCGAAAACCAGGGCATCATGGACGGCAAGGACGCCCTCCGCGCCATCGCCGCGTTCCGGCTCGCCATGCCAGGCACCGTGCTGCGCTACGCCGGCGGCCGCGAGCTCACCCTCGGCGACCTCGGCACCCGCAACGGTCTCCTCGGCGGCATCAACGCCGTCATCGTCGGCAACTACCTCACCACGCTCGGCCGACCGGCGACGGCGGACCTGAACCTCCTGGTGGAGCTGAACATGCCGATCAAGGAACTCCAGAAGACGCTATGA
- a CDS encoding cytochrome P450 produces the protein MAERLARMMPAPSRALQATAAPSSAEVDRPAPAGNPDGAKCPYLVVRDPESVRDVLHRPADFSPANALVAVTPLEGPALRVLQRVGFALPPVLASNDTTTHGGIRKVVAGFFTPATVVAMEPRIRELARHAAGNSAHQLHRSGHADLVQTVAAFPPAIVMLELLGLPVRDLADLKRWGLDSMELFWGWPDGERQLELALSAAEFYVWLRRLVAESVAAPGRNLFKSLAEHGLSRTEMCSLGYFLLIAGQETTTQLISTTLFRLLEGATPMGWKEAASEVGARSAVRHVLATESSVPTWRRVAAHDTSLGGEQVPAGAEILLELSGNQITGGGTPADPSPHAEAWRGPATGLIFGSGIHRCLGAKLAELEASVIIQETAAALPGIQSWDHEPEWIRHLSFQAPRTVSVMNGPD, from the coding sequence ATGGCTGAACGGCTTGCCCGCATGATGCCGGCACCCAGTAGGGCGCTGCAGGCGACGGCCGCTCCGTCTTCAGCCGAGGTAGACCGGCCCGCCCCGGCGGGCAATCCCGACGGAGCCAAGTGCCCCTACCTCGTGGTGCGGGACCCGGAATCGGTCCGGGACGTCCTGCACCGGCCTGCCGATTTCAGCCCGGCGAATGCCCTGGTGGCGGTGACACCGCTGGAGGGACCCGCCCTGCGCGTGCTGCAGCGCGTGGGCTTTGCATTGCCTCCGGTGCTGGCCAGCAATGACACCACCACGCACGGTGGAATCCGCAAAGTGGTGGCTGGTTTTTTCACACCAGCCACCGTCGTGGCCATGGAACCGCGCATCCGGGAACTGGCAAGGCATGCGGCGGGGAACTCCGCGCACCAGCTGCACCGGTCCGGCCACGCGGACCTTGTGCAGACGGTCGCGGCCTTCCCGCCCGCCATCGTGATGCTCGAACTCCTCGGGTTGCCCGTGCGGGATCTTGCGGACCTCAAGCGCTGGGGGCTGGATTCCATGGAACTGTTTTGGGGCTGGCCCGACGGGGAGCGGCAGCTCGAGCTGGCCCTCAGCGCCGCTGAATTCTATGTCTGGCTGCGCCGGCTCGTGGCCGAATCCGTGGCCGCTCCGGGACGCAACCTGTTCAAGTCGCTGGCCGAGCACGGCCTGTCCAGGACCGAGATGTGCTCACTCGGCTACTTCCTGCTGATCGCCGGCCAGGAAACCACCACCCAGCTGATCAGCACCACGCTGTTCCGGCTGCTGGAGGGTGCCACGCCCATGGGCTGGAAGGAAGCGGCCTCGGAAGTCGGCGCCAGGTCCGCGGTCAGGCATGTGCTCGCCACCGAGTCATCCGTCCCCACCTGGCGCCGCGTTGCCGCACACGACACCAGCCTCGGTGGTGAGCAGGTTCCGGCCGGCGCCGAAATACTCCTTGAACTGTCCGGCAACCAGATCACCGGGGGCGGTACGCCTGCGGACCCGTCGCCGCATGCCGAGGCCTGGCGCGGACCCGCAACCGGCCTCATATTCGGCTCGGGCATCCATCGCTGTCTCGGGGCCAAGCTCGCCGAACTGGAAGCCAGCGTCATCATCCAGGAAACCGCGGCGGCGCTGCCGGGGATCCAGTCGTGGGATCACGAGCCGGAATGGATCCGGCACCTGTCCTTCCAGGCACCCCGGACCGTGAGCGTGATGAACGGTCCGGACTGA